The sequence ACGGTATTCAGCCAGATGAAACATGAAGGCGTCAAGATAATAGAAAACAGCGCCTCCGTTGGGGCTGAATTCATTCTTCACGCACTCATCGGGTACTCAAAGTGCAAAGGGATTCCCTTGATAATAGAGGACATCTTTGACACCCTGCCAGTTTACCTGTCCCACCTAGAGCTTATGGGGGTCAGCTTTGAAGACAGTGATATGAAGGTCATTAAGGTCGGCGGAAGTCAGGAAGCCGGTCAGGTTCTAGCCAAAATCCGTTTTGAAAACGACCCAACTATTTACAGGAGAAAGGTCGAGCGAGAGCTGGAAAAGATCATCCCTGAGGACAATTACATCTACCTAGTGCTGGGGCTAGAACGGCTTCTGTCCATTCAAGACGATACCCACACAATCCGAGTAATTCTCTCCTCAATAAAGCAGAACCTCAGCAACGAGAGGGGGATGAACGTGTACCTCATCGAAAAGCCCCTTATTGCGAACCTTCCATTCAATCCCCTACCCCTGCTGGAGGACTTTGCGACGTCTGTCTTAGAGTTAACGGACGAAGAGGGGGAGCTCATAAGAATCCGGCTCAAGAAGTCCCGCCTTACTCTCCTCATGCACACAGGATACCTGCTGATATCTCCCAGAGAAGCCCTCAGGTGGTGGGAGTGAGCTTCCTGAGGAGGTTCTTTGGGGGACGAAAAAAAGCCGAGGAAATAGAGATAGTTTCAAGGAAACCCGTCGCGAAGTTTAAGGTCGAGCAAAGCCTCAACGTTCTCGGAAAGGAGACGCTGATTGGAGAGGTTGAGGGCATAATCTACCCCGGATACAAGGTCAAGGGAGAAAGCGTTGCCCTAGTTCGGGAAATCCAGAAGGACAGGAAGAAAGTCGACTTTGCCGTTGACGGCGACAGGGTCGCGCTTGTTCTTGAGGGAAAGACAAACGCTAAAAAAGGAGACGTCC is a genomic window of Thermococcus guaymasensis DSM 11113 containing:
- a CDS encoding DUF257 family protein, coding for MGPLERPTLITKNDLSTVFSQMKHEGVKIIENSASVGAEFILHALIGYSKCKGIPLIIEDIFDTLPVYLSHLELMGVSFEDSDMKVIKVGGSQEAGQVLAKIRFENDPTIYRRKVERELEKIIPEDNYIYLVLGLERLLSIQDDTHTIRVILSSIKQNLSNERGMNVYLIEKPLIANLPFNPLPLLEDFATSVLELTDEEGELIRIRLKKSRLTLLMHTGYLLISPREALRWWE
- the pbp11 gene encoding tRNA-binding protein Pbp11 → MSFLRRFFGGRKKAEEIEIVSRKPVAKFKVEQSLNVLGKETLIGEVEGIIYPGYKVKGESVALVREIQKDRKKVDFAVDGDRVALVLEGKTNAKKGDVLEVYQS